A DNA window from Shewanella baltica contains the following coding sequences:
- a CDS encoding methylamine utilization protein, protein MILNRALFALVLSVSASLTPQVMAAELNIKLVDLQQQVIADTVVELIPAVMPDKAMPVGHYEMSQKNRTFIPFVLAVPKGAKVDFPNLDRTRHHVYSFSEAKPFELKLYVGQAEAPILFDKPGLVALGCNIHDYMQAFIYVADSPIVAVTDEKGEFQFKDLAAGQYKVKLWHPWQKAASEPTELMLTSGVNQLSLSLDIERQAKPSAPPAGFGHYDAQGKPLHAK, encoded by the coding sequence ATGATCTTAAATCGCGCTTTATTTGCTCTAGTTCTGAGTGTTTCTGCCTCTCTGACGCCTCAAGTCATGGCCGCTGAGCTCAATATTAAGCTGGTGGATTTACAGCAGCAGGTGATTGCCGATACTGTCGTGGAGTTGATCCCGGCAGTGATGCCCGATAAGGCTATGCCTGTTGGACATTATGAAATGTCACAAAAAAATCGAACCTTTATCCCTTTTGTGTTGGCGGTCCCTAAGGGCGCCAAGGTAGATTTTCCTAACCTAGATCGCACTCGTCACCATGTGTATTCCTTTTCCGAGGCGAAACCTTTCGAACTTAAACTGTATGTGGGTCAAGCCGAAGCGCCGATCCTGTTCGATAAACCCGGCTTAGTCGCACTTGGCTGCAATATTCACGATTATATGCAGGCATTTATCTATGTGGCGGATAGCCCAATTGTTGCGGTGACGGACGAAAAAGGTGAGTTCCAGTTTAAGGATCTTGCGGCCGGTCAATATAAAGTCAAACTCTGGCATCCCTGGCAGAAGGCAGCCTCCGAGCCGACTGAGCTAATGCTAACCTCTGGCGTGAATCAACTCAGTTTGTCCTTAGACATTGAACGCCAAGCTAAACCGTCAGCCCCGCCAGCGGGATTTGGCCACTACGATGCTCAAGGCAAGCCATTACATGCTAAATAG